The following proteins are encoded in a genomic region of Haloarcula marina:
- the gcvPB gene encoding aminomethyl-transferring glycine dehydrogenase subunit GcvPB, which translates to MIYNQAQWVDDEDDKYEPLLSEKAERTVDIEDSPLPEGLTRDSLSLPDPAEPELARHYTRLSQMNYGVESGPFPLGSCTMKYNPSFTENVAALPEAAVHPDRPDSTLQGTLELCYRLQDYLGRIGGMDAVTLQPPAGAAGEFTGIQIAKAYHRHNDDERSEVIIPDSAHGTNFATAAMAGYDVVELPSADDGRVDIDALEAAVGEETAALMLTNPNTLGLFERDIEEIADIVHDAGGLLYYDGANLNALLGRARPGDMGFDVMHYNVHKTFATPHGGGGPGAGPVGVTEELGQFLPDPHVREANGGYEHYAPDRSIGKVHGYYGNWPVLVKTFAYIARLGDSGLADASAKAVLNANYLAEQIPYDVPFGPFHHEFVASASPQDAADAAKRMLDYGVHPPTTKWPEIVDEALMTEPTEGESKRSLDQLAAAFEAVHGEDDGTLADAPQRTAAKRIDQVSAARSPRLSWQALDY; encoded by the coding sequence ATGATTTACAACCAAGCGCAGTGGGTCGACGACGAGGACGACAAGTACGAACCGCTCCTCTCGGAGAAGGCCGAGCGGACCGTCGACATCGAGGACTCGCCGTTGCCCGAGGGCCTGACGCGGGACTCGCTGTCCCTGCCGGACCCCGCGGAACCGGAACTCGCGCGGCACTACACGCGCCTCTCGCAGATGAACTACGGCGTCGAGAGCGGGCCGTTCCCGCTGGGGTCCTGTACGATGAAGTACAACCCCTCGTTCACCGAGAACGTCGCGGCGCTCCCCGAGGCGGCGGTCCACCCGGACCGACCGGACAGCACGTTACAAGGGACCCTCGAACTCTGCTACCGCTTGCAGGACTACCTCGGCCGAATCGGGGGCATGGACGCCGTGACGCTCCAACCGCCCGCGGGGGCCGCCGGGGAGTTCACGGGCATCCAGATAGCGAAAGCCTACCACCGGCACAACGACGACGAACGCTCGGAGGTCATCATTCCTGACTCGGCTCACGGGACCAACTTCGCGACGGCGGCGATGGCGGGATACGACGTGGTCGAACTCCCCAGCGCCGACGACGGCCGGGTGGACATCGACGCCCTCGAAGCGGCCGTCGGCGAGGAGACGGCGGCGCTGATGCTCACCAACCCGAACACGCTCGGTCTGTTCGAACGCGACATCGAGGAAATCGCGGACATCGTCCACGACGCGGGCGGGCTACTGTACTACGACGGCGCGAACCTGAACGCCCTGCTCGGCCGCGCCCGCCCCGGCGACATGGGCTTCGACGTGATGCACTACAACGTCCACAAGACGTTCGCGACGCCCCACGGCGGGGGCGGGCCGGGCGCTGGTCCCGTCGGCGTCACCGAGGAACTCGGGCAGTTCCTGCCGGACCCGCACGTCAGGGAAGCGAACGGCGGCTACGAGCACTACGCGCCCGACCGCTCTATCGGCAAGGTCCACGGGTACTACGGCAACTGGCCGGTGTTGGTCAAAACGTTCGCTTACATCGCCCGCCTCGGGGATTCGGGGCTGGCCGACGCGAGCGCGAAGGCGGTGCTGAACGCGAACTATCTGGCCGAACAGATACCCTACGACGTGCCGTTCGGGCCGTTCCACCACGAGTTCGTCGCCAGCGCAAGCCCGCAGGACGCCGCCGACGCCGCCAAGCGGATGCTGGACTACGGCGTCCACCCGCCGACGACGAAGTGGCCCGAAATCGTCGACGAGGCGCTGATGACCGAACCGACCGAGGGCGAGAGCAAGCGGTCGCTGGACCAACTCGCGGCGGCCTTCGAGGCCGTTCACGGGGAGGACGACGGGACGCTGGCCGACGCCCCGCAGCGGACGGCCGCAAAGCGTATCGACCAGGTGTCGGCGGCCCGCAGTCCGCGGCTTTCGTGGCAGGCGCTCGATTACTAA
- the gcvPA gene encoding aminomethyl-transferring glycine dehydrogenase subunit GcvPA produces MSESDVSTTGSPYAPHTPAETAAMLDALGVDDIDALFDVPESVAFDGEFGIEARGERETRRTATQILRRNDSLTEFLGRGHYEHYVPSVVDDLSSRSEFLTSYTQYQPEVAQGFLQALFEYQSMLVELTGLGVANCSMYDEATALGEAATLSQRVRSVSGDRILVPEQLRDGKRAVLENYADGPGLSVESYAMADGQADVDALADAADEDVAMVYAETPTVRGLVEENLAAIGDVATENGALFCLGSDPVALALLERPADVGADVVVGDAASLGTGTAYGFGLGMFVTREEYLRQIPGRLVGVSEDAAGRRAYTLTLQTREQHIRKERATSNICTNQAWVALRAAMHAAWLGPQGLVDLANESVTRAEGLAARLDEVVGIQAPVHDGHHFREFVAHTDQPAQAVVGDLADEGFAVHAIDEHLIQVCPTEVTADDEAAFVDALAEVAK; encoded by the coding sequence ATGAGCGAGAGTGACGTATCTACGACCGGCAGTCCGTACGCACCGCACACGCCCGCCGAAACCGCGGCGATGCTCGACGCCCTCGGCGTCGACGATATCGACGCCTTGTTCGACGTTCCGGAGTCCGTCGCCTTCGACGGCGAGTTCGGCATCGAGGCCCGCGGAGAGCGTGAAACACGACGAACCGCCACCCAAATTCTGCGGCGCAACGACTCGCTGACGGAGTTTCTCGGCCGAGGACACTACGAACATTACGTGCCCTCGGTGGTCGACGACCTGTCGAGTCGTTCGGAGTTCCTGACCTCCTACACGCAGTACCAACCCGAGGTCGCACAGGGGTTCTTGCAGGCGCTGTTCGAGTACCAGTCGATGCTCGTCGAACTGACGGGCTTGGGCGTCGCCAACTGTTCGATGTACGACGAGGCGACGGCGCTGGGCGAGGCGGCGACGCTCTCTCAACGGGTCCGCTCTGTGTCGGGCGACCGAATTCTCGTCCCCGAGCAGTTACGAGACGGGAAACGAGCGGTCTTGGAGAACTACGCAGACGGCCCCGGCCTGTCGGTCGAGTCGTACGCGATGGCCGACGGTCAGGCCGACGTGGACGCCCTCGCCGACGCCGCCGACGAGGACGTGGCGATGGTGTACGCCGAGACGCCGACGGTTCGCGGCCTCGTCGAGGAGAACCTCGCCGCTATCGGCGACGTGGCCACGGAGAACGGCGCGCTGTTCTGTCTCGGCTCTGACCCCGTCGCGCTGGCGCTGCTCGAACGCCCGGCAGACGTGGGGGCCGACGTGGTGGTCGGCGACGCCGCCTCGCTGGGGACCGGCACGGCCTACGGATTCGGCCTCGGGATGTTCGTCACGCGCGAGGAGTACCTCCGGCAGATACCCGGCCGACTCGTCGGGGTCAGCGAGGACGCCGCCGGGCGACGCGCGTACACGCTCACGCTCCAGACGCGCGAACAGCACATCCGCAAGGAGCGAGCCACTTCGAACATCTGTACGAATCAGGCGTGGGTGGCGCTTCGAGCGGCGATGCACGCGGCGTGGCTTGGCCCGCAGGGTCTCGTCGACCTCGCGAACGAGAGTGTGACGCGCGCGGAGGGTCTCGCCGCACGACTCGACGAGGTGGTCGGGATACAGGCCCCGGTCCACGACGGTCACCACTTCCGGGAGTTCGTCGCGCACACGGACCAACCCGCACAAGCCGTCGTCGGTGACTTGGCCGACGAGGGCTTCGCCGTCCACGCCATCGACGAACACTTGATTCAGGTGTGCCCGACGGAGGTGACCGCCGACGACGAGGCGGCGTTCGTCGACGCCCTCGCGGAGGTGGCGAAATGA
- a CDS encoding methyl-accepting chemotaxis protein — MSLNPFRGVRSWLNDGDAESDTIRPDGGSTAPASSADVVADDSPTAETGPEEPDRQEFEVSEQVLLDGVSQASFMICAEGKIRAWNHGMAELTGISADEALERTDIGMLLYDSSDETMIEQVLDAPKTADDVYGLTMEDESRHLYVKEDRVADHTGNVEHYARVTVKPLYEDGELVGAVEMVQDLTEERRRQEATEALVDEVSGTLRALMGGDLDARASFTESDAIDSQLLGVVDEVNEMAEDLQDIVVRVDQQAHHLGESVERAVTAADDIATNVDEQNALLVESVDEMHSFSASMEEVAATAEEVDTAAKTAREAANEGLDASEDAHVATDEVTEIGDELVESVTDLGERMDDIENVVEVISEVAEQTNMLALNANIEAARAGEDGNGFAVVADEVKTLADETRQHTEQITANIDSLQEQTDSTVAAAEQSHRQIATASDQIDDVLTAFEDIATAIDQAADGISDVSRATDDQAATVEELTATLETAREHASDTADAADNIVAATDDQTEAIAELESRVRRLRDDTSGGR, encoded by the coding sequence ATGAGTCTGAATCCGTTTCGAGGGGTTCGCTCGTGGCTGAACGACGGCGACGCCGAGAGCGACACCATCCGACCCGACGGTGGAAGCACCGCGCCGGCATCGAGCGCCGACGTAGTCGCGGATGACTCGCCGACGGCGGAGACCGGGCCCGAGGAACCGGATAGACAGGAGTTCGAGGTAAGCGAGCAAGTGTTGCTCGATGGGGTCTCACAGGCGTCGTTCATGATCTGCGCCGAGGGCAAGATTAGAGCGTGGAATCACGGCATGGCGGAACTCACCGGTATCTCGGCCGACGAGGCGCTCGAACGCACGGATATCGGGATGCTCCTCTACGATAGCAGCGACGAGACGATGATAGAGCAGGTGCTCGACGCACCCAAGACGGCCGACGATGTCTACGGACTGACGATGGAAGACGAGTCGCGTCACCTCTACGTCAAAGAGGACCGAGTCGCCGACCACACCGGGAACGTCGAGCACTATGCCCGGGTCACGGTGAAACCACTCTACGAGGACGGTGAACTGGTGGGTGCCGTCGAGATGGTGCAGGACTTGACCGAGGAACGCCGTCGACAGGAGGCCACCGAAGCGCTGGTCGACGAGGTATCTGGGACGCTCCGGGCGCTGATGGGCGGCGACTTAGACGCCCGCGCGTCGTTCACGGAGAGCGACGCTATCGATTCGCAACTGCTCGGCGTCGTCGACGAGGTGAACGAGATGGCCGAGGACCTCCAAGACATCGTGGTCCGCGTCGACCAGCAAGCGCACCACCTCGGGGAGTCCGTCGAGCGAGCGGTCACCGCCGCAGACGACATCGCCACGAACGTCGACGAACAGAACGCCTTGCTCGTCGAGAGCGTCGACGAGATGCACTCGTTCTCGGCGAGCATGGAGGAAGTCGCAGCGACCGCCGAAGAGGTCGACACGGCCGCCAAGACGGCACGGGAGGCCGCCAACGAAGGCCTCGACGCGTCCGAGGACGCCCACGTCGCCACCGACGAGGTCACCGAAATCGGCGACGAACTCGTCGAATCCGTCACGGACCTCGGCGAACGGATGGACGACATCGAGAACGTCGTCGAGGTCATCTCCGAGGTGGCCGAACAGACCAACATGCTCGCACTGAACGCCAACATCGAGGCCGCCCGCGCGGGCGAAGACGGCAACGGCTTCGCCGTCGTCGCCGACGAAGTGAAGACGCTCGCCGACGAGACGCGCCAGCACACCGAACAGATAACGGCGAACATCGATAGCCTCCAGGAACAGACCGATTCCACCGTCGCCGCGGCCGAGCAGTCCCACCGGCAGATAGCGACCGCGAGCGACCAAATCGACGACGTGCTGACGGCGTTCGAGGACATCGCGACGGCCATCGACCAAGCGGCCGACGGCATCAGTGACGTGTCGCGCGCGACGGACGACCAAGCGGCCACCGTCGAGGAACTGACCGCGACGCTGGAGACGGCGCGCGAGCACGCGTCGGATACCGCGGACGCCGCCGACAACATCGTGGCGGCGACGGACGACCAGACCGAGGCCATCGCGGAACTGGAGTCTCGGGTTCGACGGCTACGCGACGATACGTCGGGCGGCCGGTAG
- a CDS encoding TatD family hydrolase, with the protein MDIEETPVLDNHLHLDPVNGRNTEAAAEFADHGGTHLLVLNKPSWHLVEAAADEGTFREAFDLTVDAVEDATGVLPGRAWPVLGVHPALVSRLVEDGYTPAEARDIMQTGLDVAAEYVVDGPALAIKSGRPHYDMDDAVWEASNDVMCHAFELAAEGDFAVQLHTEGGEDFEEVAEWAEQRGMDRTQVVKHYSGGRLRGPTKSVLADKDELGIAIEEGEPFLMETDYIDDPDRPGAVLGPKTVPRRVRWLLQEGHDDAVRTAHVETPKSVYDIDTEATLSE; encoded by the coding sequence ATGGATATCGAGGAGACGCCGGTACTGGACAACCACCTGCATCTGGACCCGGTCAACGGTCGGAACACGGAGGCCGCGGCGGAGTTTGCCGACCACGGCGGCACGCACTTGCTCGTCCTCAACAAGCCCTCGTGGCACCTCGTCGAGGCCGCGGCCGACGAGGGGACGTTCCGCGAGGCGTTCGACCTGACCGTCGACGCCGTCGAGGATGCCACGGGCGTACTCCCCGGCCGCGCGTGGCCCGTCCTCGGCGTCCATCCGGCGCTCGTCTCTCGATTAGTGGAGGACGGCTACACGCCCGCCGAGGCCCGCGACATCATGCAGACCGGTCTCGACGTGGCCGCCGAGTACGTCGTCGACGGCCCGGCACTCGCCATCAAATCTGGCCGCCCGCACTACGACATGGACGACGCTGTGTGGGAGGCGTCGAACGACGTGATGTGTCACGCCTTCGAGTTAGCGGCCGAGGGGGATTTCGCCGTCCAACTACACACCGAGGGCGGCGAGGACTTCGAGGAAGTGGCCGAGTGGGCCGAACAGCGCGGGATGGACCGCACGCAGGTCGTCAAACACTACTCTGGCGGGCGGTTGCGGGGACCGACGAAATCGGTGCTGGCCGACAAGGACGAACTCGGAATCGCCATCGAGGAAGGCGAACCGTTCCTCATGGAGACGGACTACATCGACGACCCGGACCGGCCCGGTGCGGTCCTCGGCCCGAAGACAGTACCGCGTCGGGTCCGGTGGCTACTGCAGGAGGGGCACGACGACGCGGTACGGACTGCCCACGTCGAGACGCCGAAGTCGGTGTACGACATCGACACCGAAGCGACGCTCTCAGAATAG
- a CDS encoding NYN domain-containing protein, translating into MLFSRLFGDEGDEETDEADEANDDGENGLRVGLFVDGPNILREEFDVDLDDVRTIAESYGALATTRLYLDENASPGLIQAGEARGFEVVTTSGDVDVKLAVDLTEAAVAGRIDVVVVASRDTDFKPALEIAAREGVRTVALAPGEHGRSDALQNAAQDALSLDADVK; encoded by the coding sequence ATGCTGTTTAGTCGGCTTTTCGGCGACGAGGGCGACGAGGAGACGGACGAGGCCGATGAGGCGAACGACGACGGCGAGAACGGACTTCGTGTCGGCCTGTTCGTCGACGGTCCGAACATCCTCCGCGAGGAGTTCGACGTGGACTTAGACGACGTGCGGACCATCGCCGAATCGTACGGGGCGCTGGCGACGACGCGACTGTACCTCGACGAGAACGCGTCACCGGGACTGATTCAGGCGGGCGAAGCCCGAGGATTCGAAGTGGTGACGACGAGCGGCGACGTGGACGTGAAACTCGCCGTCGACCTGACCGAGGCCGCCGTCGCCGGGCGCATCGACGTGGTGGTCGTCGCCTCGCGCGATACGGACTTCAAGCCCGCGCTGGAAATAGCGGCCCGCGAAGGCGTCCGCACCGTCGCGCTCGCACCGGGCGAACACGGCCGCTCGGACGCCTTACAGAATGCTGCGCAGGACGCTCTCTCCCTCGACGCCGACGTGAAGTAG
- the gcvT gene encoding glycine cleavage system aminomethyltransferase GcvT codes for MTLRSPPLSGVHEEADARFTDFGGWEMPVEFASIREEHDAVRSSAGKFDVSHMGEVTVSGADAAALTQRLTTNDVTALDPGEAQYSAITDEDGVILDDTVVYRLPADEDEEFLFIPNARHDEEMTERWVAYRDEWGLDAAVTNRTTEYAMVALQGPDAPDLLRPETGVDIGEMDRFDIASGVVAGAESLVARTGYTGERGFEILCPWDEAEAVWTALECQPCGLGARDTLRLEMGFLLSGQDFHPEDEPRNPYEAGIGWTVKLDTEFVGRDALERADAEGVEQRLVGLELVDRGVPRHGYEVTTGDGDHLGHVTSGTMSPTLGEPIALAYLPAAYRDPGRSVRVVVRGEPKKARTRTTPFLDR; via the coding sequence ATGACACTCCGTTCGCCCCCGCTTTCGGGGGTTCACGAGGAAGCGGACGCCCGCTTTACCGACTTCGGCGGGTGGGAGATGCCCGTCGAGTTCGCGTCGATTCGCGAGGAACACGACGCCGTCCGGTCCTCGGCCGGTAAGTTCGACGTTTCGCATATGGGTGAGGTGACCGTCTCAGGGGCCGACGCCGCGGCGCTGACCCAGCGACTGACCACCAACGACGTGACGGCACTGGACCCCGGCGAGGCCCAGTATTCGGCTATCACTGACGAGGACGGGGTCATCCTCGACGACACCGTCGTCTACCGACTGCCCGCGGACGAGGACGAGGAGTTCCTGTTCATCCCGAACGCGCGCCACGACGAGGAGATGACCGAGCGCTGGGTCGCCTATCGGGACGAGTGGGGCCTCGACGCGGCGGTGACCAACCGGACGACGGAGTACGCGATGGTGGCCCTACAAGGACCCGACGCGCCGGATTTGCTGAGGCCGGAAACGGGCGTCGACATCGGGGAGATGGACCGCTTCGACATCGCGTCGGGGGTCGTCGCCGGGGCGGAGTCGCTGGTCGCGCGCACGGGATACACGGGCGAGCGCGGGTTCGAGATACTCTGTCCGTGGGACGAGGCCGAAGCGGTCTGGACCGCGCTGGAGTGCCAGCCCTGCGGCCTCGGCGCGCGCGACACACTCCGACTGGAGATGGGATTTCTCCTCTCTGGACAGGACTTCCACCCCGAAGACGAACCGCGGAACCCCTACGAGGCGGGTATCGGGTGGACGGTCAAACTCGACACGGAGTTCGTCGGCCGGGACGCGCTTGAACGGGCCGACGCGGAGGGCGTCGAACAGCGACTCGTCGGCCTCGAACTCGTCGACCGCGGGGTCCCGCGCCACGGCTACGAGGTGACGACGGGTGACGGGGACCACCTCGGGCACGTCACCAGCGGGACGATGAGTCCGACGCTCGGAGAGCCGATAGCGCTGGCGTACCTCCCGGCGGCGTACCGGGACCCGGGCCGGTCGGTTCGAGTGGTCGTTCGCGGCGAACCGAAGAAGGCACGTACCCGGACGACGCCATTCCTCGATAGATGA
- the gcvH gene encoding glycine cleavage system protein GcvH gives MSFDVPEDLRYLESHEWVSVDDGVARIGITDFAQDELGDVVFVELPDEGDDVTAGEEFGVVESIKAVSDVYAPVSGTVTAVNESLFDEPELLNEDPFDAGWMLEVELADEGELDDLLSADDYADQIA, from the coding sequence ATGAGTTTCGACGTTCCCGAGGACTTGCGGTATCTGGAATCGCACGAATGGGTGTCGGTCGACGACGGCGTCGCCCGCATCGGCATCACGGACTTCGCGCAGGACGAACTCGGCGACGTGGTCTTCGTCGAACTGCCCGACGAGGGCGACGACGTGACCGCGGGCGAGGAGTTCGGCGTCGTGGAGTCCATCAAGGCCGTTTCGGACGTGTACGCTCCCGTTTCGGGGACGGTGACGGCGGTCAACGAATCCCTGTTCGACGAACCGGAACTGCTCAACGAGGACCCCTTCGACGCGGGGTGGATGCTCGAAGTCGAACTCGCGGACGAGGGCGAACTCGACGACCTACTCTCGGCCGACGACTACGCCGACCAAATCGCCTGA
- the pstB gene encoding phosphate ABC transporter ATP-binding protein PstB, with protein sequence MTTEDMATETEVEAAETTDEDSLIETDPGKGGLDENADRGGVTAGKTIIRSRNLDVFYGETQALQGIDLDIPENQVTAMIGPSGCGKSTFLRCINRMNDLIDIARVEGELSFKGKNVYDADVDPVALRRRIGMVFQHPNPFPKSIYDNVAYGLRTQGKTDNMDEVIEESLKKAALWDEVKDRLDDSALDLSGGQQQRLCIARAIAVDPEVVLMDEPASALDPIATSQIEDLIEELSEEYTVVIVTHNMQQAARISDKTAVFLTGGELVEFDDTDKIFENPDSQRVEDYITGKFG encoded by the coding sequence ATGACGACAGAGGACATGGCGACCGAAACCGAGGTAGAGGCGGCCGAGACAACCGACGAAGACTCGCTCATCGAGACCGACCCGGGCAAAGGCGGCCTCGACGAGAACGCCGACCGCGGCGGGGTCACCGCGGGTAAGACCATCATTCGCTCACGGAACTTAGACGTGTTCTACGGCGAGACGCAGGCCTTGCAGGGAATCGACCTCGACATCCCCGAAAACCAGGTGACGGCCATGATTGGTCCGTCCGGTTGCGGGAAGTCGACGTTCCTGCGCTGTATCAACCGCATGAACGACCTCATCGACATCGCCCGCGTCGAGGGTGAACTGTCCTTCAAGGGCAAAAACGTCTACGACGCCGACGTGGACCCGGTGGCACTACGCCGCCGAATCGGGATGGTGTTCCAGCACCCCAACCCCTTCCCGAAGAGCATCTACGACAACGTCGCCTACGGTCTGCGAACGCAGGGCAAGACCGACAACATGGACGAGGTCATTGAGGAATCGCTGAAGAAGGCGGCGCTCTGGGACGAGGTGAAAGACCGACTCGACGACTCCGCGCTGGACCTCTCCGGCGGACAACAACAGCGCCTCTGTATCGCCCGCGCCATCGCCGTCGACCCGGAAGTCGTCCTGATGGACGAACCGGCGTCGGCGCTGGACCCCATCGCTACCTCCCAAATCGAAGACCTCATCGAGGAACTCTCCGAGGAGTACACCGTCGTCATCGTCACCCACAACATGCAGCAAGCGGCCCGCATCTCCGATAAGACGGCCGTCTTCCTCACCGGCGGTGAACTCGTCGAGTTCGACGACACGGACAAAATCTTCGAGAACCCCGACAGTCAGCGCGTCGAAGACTACATCACCGGCAAGTTCGGGTAA
- the pstA gene encoding phosphate ABC transporter permease PstA: MATQTPTQAETTEFGEVSRLKGIAFKYISFGASIVGILALGVLLAYVFWDALGLETAGTTWYLSYTATLLAPLLAFIVYARTRPTVAAGAFELFSVVLGGMMLTVATVIILSIIATPPVWFAYFLTVVGPLLALYVYGQYDRKATWVGLAMLGVVVLGPVVGTAALGVLGSLGAMLGSPGIFFLSLVVPAAGLAAFLAYTRLGLSRRQSLGVGVGLPVLAIVGVPVVDTIPQVSRSVWLIGLVMFGLPVGYGVANTARQRDRWAAFALPAIVVLGFLLGEFVVGAVGATQPSPWLDWQYVTSAPSISNAETAGLYPAIIGSVFLIVLVSVFTFVFGVGTAIYLEEYAPSSGPLGTITRLINVNISNLAGVPSVVYGLLGLGIFVNIDAQLGPISYGGFGVGTVFTAALTLSLLILPIVVISAQEALRSVPDSLRQASYGMGATRWQTIRNVVLPRSIPGILTGTILALGRAIGETAPLIMIGAATTKFSPPSGLFTKLTAMPMQIYSWAFLPSEDFRYGVVAAGVVTLLIVMLSMNSVAILVRNKYQQEAH; encoded by the coding sequence ATGGCGACACAGACACCGACACAGGCGGAGACGACGGAGTTCGGCGAGGTGAGCCGACTCAAAGGCATCGCGTTCAAGTACATCTCCTTCGGCGCGTCCATCGTCGGCATCCTCGCGCTCGGCGTGTTGCTCGCCTACGTCTTCTGGGACGCCCTCGGATTGGAGACGGCTGGGACGACGTGGTACCTCTCCTACACCGCCACGTTGCTCGCCCCACTCCTCGCTTTCATAGTTTACGCGCGCACGCGGCCGACCGTCGCCGCGGGCGCGTTCGAACTGTTCAGCGTGGTCCTCGGTGGGATGATGCTCACTGTGGCGACGGTCATCATCCTCTCGATTATCGCCACGCCGCCGGTGTGGTTCGCGTACTTCCTCACCGTCGTCGGTCCCCTCCTCGCGCTGTACGTCTACGGACAGTACGACCGCAAGGCCACGTGGGTCGGCCTCGCGATGCTCGGCGTCGTCGTCCTCGGTCCCGTCGTCGGAACGGCCGCTCTCGGCGTGCTCGGGTCCCTCGGTGCGATGCTGGGGTCGCCGGGTATCTTCTTCCTCTCGCTCGTGGTCCCCGCCGCCGGACTGGCCGCGTTCCTGGCGTACACGCGACTCGGTCTGTCCCGGCGACAGAGTCTCGGCGTCGGCGTCGGCCTGCCGGTGCTGGCAATCGTCGGTGTCCCCGTCGTCGACACGATTCCGCAAGTGAGTCGGTCGGTGTGGCTCATCGGCCTCGTGATGTTCGGTCTGCCGGTCGGCTACGGCGTCGCCAACACCGCGCGACAGCGCGACCGCTGGGCGGCGTTCGCGCTCCCTGCCATCGTCGTCCTCGGGTTCCTGCTCGGCGAGTTCGTCGTCGGCGCGGTGGGCGCGACCCAACCCTCGCCGTGGCTCGACTGGCAGTACGTGACCAGCGCGCCCTCCATCTCGAACGCCGAGACGGCGGGGCTGTACCCGGCCATCATCGGGTCGGTGTTCCTCATCGTCCTGGTCAGCGTGTTCACGTTCGTCTTCGGCGTCGGAACGGCCATCTACCTCGAAGAGTACGCGCCATCGAGCGGCCCGCTCGGAACAATCACGCGGCTCATCAACGTCAACATCTCGAACCTCGCCGGTGTGCCCTCGGTCGTCTACGGCCTGCTGGGACTGGGCATCTTCGTCAACATCGACGCGCAACTGGGCCCCATCAGCTACGGCGGGTTCGGCGTCGGGACGGTGTTCACCGCGGCGCTGACGCTCTCCTTGCTCATCCTCCCAATCGTGGTCATCTCCGCGCAGGAGGCGCTCCGGTCGGTGCCCGACTCGCTCCGACAGGCCTCGTACGGGATGGGAGCGACGCGGTGGCAGACGATTCGAAACGTCGTCCTCCCCCGGTCGATTCCGGGCATCCTCACGGGGACGATTCTCGCGCTCGGGCGGGCCATCGGCGAGACGGCCCCGCTCATCATGATCGGCGCGGCGACGACGAAGTTCTCGCCGCCGTCGGGACTGTTCACGAAACTCACCGCGATGCCCATGCAGATTTACTCGTGGGCGTTCCTCCCCTCGGAGGACTTCCGCTACGGCGTCGTGGCGGCGGGCGTCGTGACGCTACTCATCGTTATGCTGTCGATGAACAGCGTGGCGATTCTGGTCCGGAACAAATACCAACAGGAGGCACACTAA